A part of Thermodesulfobacteriota bacterium genomic DNA contains:
- a CDS encoding helix-turn-helix domain-containing protein, whose protein sequence is MTVKQQDKSKIVQIWGDVLDEGFTSVPNILLRYRSSLDIKPQHLVLIIDIMSFKWDSENPFPSYSTLAQRAGVAERSIKRIVQDLEEMNLLIRTQRFDEESGAQITTIFDFRPLVQRLIEAMPKIEEERLNTTDKAKTHKRRGGDKYVRGGGDKYVTGGVTNISGGGVTNMSPKEYSYINKTHINKNKSTLKVKNSENGKDSSLEISPSIAQSEKERVQEYFRNGIFRERLFEIYDNLYNIKLIEELVEEGVYKACKEIMTNRVNELSKNNIKVNPDQIAEEVKSEFPYHKIPKAYEKARSFFVATVCTLTAEKISLLLGKKQV, encoded by the coding sequence ATGACGGTAAAACAACAAGATAAATCCAAAATAGTCCAAATCTGGGGAGATGTATTAGATGAAGGATTTACGAGTGTCCCTAATATACTTCTTCGGTATAGGTCAAGCCTAGATATCAAACCGCAGCATCTTGTTTTAATAATTGACATAATGTCATTTAAATGGGATTCAGAAAATCCCTTTCCAAGTTATTCAACTCTAGCACAAAGAGCAGGCGTTGCAGAAAGAAGCATAAAGAGAATAGTGCAGGATTTGGAAGAAATGAATTTGTTAATCAGAACACAAAGATTTGATGAAGAAAGCGGAGCTCAAATAACAACGATTTTTGATTTTCGACCTTTAGTACAAAGACTTATAGAAGCAATGCCTAAAATTGAGGAAGAACGTTTAAATACCACAGATAAGGCAAAAACCCACAAGAGGAGGGGGGGTGACAAATATGTCAGAGGGGGGGGTGACAAATATGTCACGGGGGGGGTGACAAATATTTCCGGGGGGGGGGTGACAAATATGTCACCCAAAGAATACTCATATATTAATAAGACTCATATAAATAAGAATAAAAGTACCCTTAAGGTAAAAAACAGCGAAAATGGAAAGGATAGCAGCCTAGAAATATCTCCTAGTATTGCTCAAAGTGAAAAAGAAAGGGTGCAAGAGTATTTTAGAAATGGGATTTTTAGAGAAAGACTTTTTGAGATATATGACAACTTATATAACATAAAGTTAATAGAAGAGCTAGTCGAAGAGGGGGTTTATAAAGCCTGCAAAGAAATTATGACCAACAGAGTAAATGAATTATCGAAAAACAATATCAAAGTTAATCCAGATCAAATTGCGGAGGAGGTTAAATCAGAATTTCCATATCATAAGATTCCTAAAGCTTATGAAAAAGCAAGAAGCTTTTTTGTCGCGACTGTTTGTACACTTACTGCTGAAAAGATATCCTTACTTTTGGGGAAAAAACAAGTCTAG